In Methanofastidiosum sp., the DNA window CTATCTCCTAAAAATATACCTTGCAGGGCTTCTACCAAGGCCTATCTCAAACTTGCAGTTTTTACAAACTTTACCAACTGTTGTTGATCTCCCGAAAAGGTCTTCAGAGAGTACATCTTGTAATTCTTTTCCACAAAAAGGGCAGTTCTTTACTTCCTTACCTTTTCTCGAATGGACTTGTATTCGTATTCCATATTTTTTTGCAACTCTCCTTATTCGCTCTGCAGAGACTTGAATCTCTTCTTTATCGGATAACTTATGCTTTACCTTTTCGAACAACTCTTTCTGGGAGTGGATTACAATATCCTCTCTTAGGACTCTCTTAATTGCATCAAGAATTTGGGGGTCTGTAGCCCTCATACTTCATATTAGAAATTTAAAATATAAATGATTATCTCTAAAAAATCAATTTTTGTGTTTCATGAACTCTTCAAGCCTTGAAAAAGCTTCTTCCATGGTGTCAATTGGGGGTAGAAAAACTGATCTAAAATGGCCCTTCCCATATGTCGGACAAAAACCACTGCCGTGGACCAAAAGAACTTTTTTCATTTTCAAAAATTCATATACGAACTCTTTATCGTCCTTCCACCTATTTTCTAATTCAACTTTTGGAAATATGTAAAGGCCGCCCATTGGCTTTGAAGTGCTTATCCCAGGTATTTCATTTAATCTCTTGTAAGCAAATTCACTTCTCTCTTTCAATTTTGAAACCATCTCTAAGACATATTTTTCACTACTCTTATAGGCTTCAATGGCACCAACTTGACATATTGAATTTGCAGCTATCCTTGCCCTAAGTTCCTTCATTATCCCCTCTTTTATGTCAGAAAGTGTATCCCAGTTGTAGAAAGCTATATAACCGACTCTCCACCCCGGTGCAAGGTAGATCTTTGAAATGCCATTGAAAGTCATTATAGGCACTTCATCTGTCATTGAAGCAGGGCTTACAAAAGAATCGTTAAATGTAATCCTGTCATAAATCTCATCAGATATGATAAAGAGGTCATGTTCTATTGCAATATCAAGTATCTCTTTCAGATTTTTTTTAGAATATGTTGCGCCTGTCGGGTTGTTAGGATTTATTATGACTATGCATTTTGTCCTATCTGTTATCTTAGATCTGAGATCTTGAACGTCAATGTTCCAATTGTCCTCTTCGATAGTTCTATAAGGAATAGGAGTCGCTCCAAAAAATGTTGCATATGCTGTATAAGTTGGGTAACCTGGTCCAGGGATTAAAACTTCGTCTCCTGGCTCAAGCGTCGCTCCAAAGACTAAATTTACACCTTCAGTAACGCCTGAAGTTATAACAACATCTTCTAAGTATATCTTCCCGTTATTTTTAGATTCCCTTTCAGCAATGACTCTACGCAGTTCAGTATTCCCAAGAGAATCTTCATAGCCATTAAAATTTCCTCTAGCCGCGTTGATGATGGCATCTACCATAGGTTCTGGAGTTTTAAAATCAAACTTCAATGGGTCCCCTATATTTAATTTTAGTATATTGTCTCCTTTAGATTCTAGTTTCCTTGCATATTCAACTACGTCTCGAATTGCATAACTTATCGTTGACGATCTTTCTGAAACGTTCAATGTCATCACCTTCTATCCGGCTATTGAAGTTTATTATATCCCTATTTAAGTTTATCTATTATATTTGGACATAATACTAAAAATTAATATAAATTATAAAATTTGTTCTATAATAAGAGTTATATTAAAATAATATATATTCGCATTATCAATAGAGAAATAAATATAGGTAATATATTCCAATTAGTATAAGCATTACCCCGCTTATTCTATCTAAAGACTTTGAATACTTCTTAACAAAATCTTCTACCTTCTTTAATCCAAAAACTGAAGAAATGACAATAAGTGGAGCGCCGACTAAAAAAGAGTAAATTAAAAGAGAGGCTACAACTATCAATAGGTTTTTCTCAAGGGATACTATTGAAACTAATGATATCAAAAGAGGTGCGGCCCTTGCTATAGTGATTATTCCATAAGAAATCCCATATGTGTATGGAGTTGAACCGTAAAAGTTTCTCTCTTTTTTTACCGATAGGATATAACTAATTCTTATTATTCTTAAGAGGATTAATCCTATAATAATAGATATTATCGCCCCTAAAAGAAATCCTAGTTTGTTGCCTGAATCAAATATCGAGGAAAATCCGAAATTTCCCATGAGCCCAAGAGGTATAAATACAGTTGATACCCCTAACGAAAATAAAATGGCATTAAGTGGGGCCCGTTCACCTAAAACTTTTGGGAAAATAGGAATAATAAAAAATAGGTTTAATGGACATAAACCAGCTGTGATACCCAACACGATGGACGAAACTAGCGATTCAAACATTAATTATATGAACCCCATCTCTTTTTCTTTTTCCCACACGTTAAGTCTAGTTTTTATGACCGTGTCAGGGTTTAAACTTATAGAATCTATTCCGCTTTCTACTAAGAAGGACGCAAACTCTGGGAAGTCTGATGGGGCCTGACCACATATACCTATCTTCTTGCCCTTTGATTTTACAACTTCTATTACCTTCTTAATCAATCTTTTTACAGCGATGTTCCTTTCATCATAGATGCTTGAAACAAGCTCGGAGTCCCTGTCAAGCCCAAGTGTAAGTTGGGTGAGATCATTTGAACCTATAGAAAATCCATCGAATATTTCACAAAACTCGTCTGCAGCAAGTACGTTTGAAGGTATTTCACACATTACATAGATCTCAAGCCCATTTTCACGTTGCACTAATCCAAATTCCTTCATAGTATTAACAACTTTTCTGCCTTCAGCAGGTGTTCTGCAAAATGGAACCATTACTTTGATATTATTTAATCCAATCTCTTCTCTCGCCTTTTTAATGGCTTTACATTCAAGTGCAAACGCTTGCTTAAAGTTTTCATCGTAGTACCTTGAAGCACCTCTCCAGCCGATCATTGGATTGCTTTCTTTTGGTTCGTAGAATTTACCACCTATGAGATTTTCATACTCATTGGATTTGAAGTCACTTAGACGAAGAATTACATCCTTTGGATAAAATGCAGCCCCAATCATTGAGATGCCATATGTAAGCTTATCAATATAGAAATGCGTTTTTTCTTTATATCCCGCTGTTTTATTTTCTATTTCTTTAACAACTTCTGCAGTTGACATATCATACCTTGATTTTTCGCTTAAATCTTCAAAGTTTACAAGAGCCATTGGATGGATACCTATGTAAGAATTAATAATGAACTCTTCTCTTGCTAATCCAACACCATCATTTGGGATTTGTGACTGATAGAATGCTTTTTCTGGTATCCCTACGTTCATCATTATTTTAGTTCTTGTTTCAGGAAGCTTCTGGATGTCTATTTCTTCTACGTTGTACTTTAGTATACCGTCATAAACTGCCCCAATTTCTCCTTCAGCACAGCTTACTGTAACCTTCTGGCCATCAGACAAGACTTCAGTTGAGTTATCTGTTCCCACAATACATGGTATCCCAAGTTCCCTTGAAACTATGGCGGCATGGCAAGTTCTTCCTCCCCTGTTTGTAACAATTGCATTTGCCTTCTTCATAACAGGCTCCCAATCTGGGTCTGTCATCTCAGTTACAAGTATCTCTCCTTCTTTAAAGAGAGAAATCTCCTTAGGTGTTTTTATAATGTGGGCCATTCCCTGACCAATAAGATCTCCAAC includes these proteins:
- a CDS encoding aminotransferase class I/II-fold pyridoxal phosphate-dependent enzyme; protein product: MTLNVSERSSTISYAIRDVVEYARKLESKGDNILKLNIGDPLKFDFKTPEPMVDAIINAARGNFNGYEDSLGNTELRRVIAERESKNNGKIYLEDVVITSGVTEGVNLVFGATLEPGDEVLIPGPGYPTYTAYATFFGATPIPYRTIEEDNWNIDVQDLRSKITDRTKCIVIINPNNPTGATYSKKNLKEILDIAIEHDLFIISDEIYDRITFNDSFVSPASMTDEVPIMTFNGISKIYLAPGWRVGYIAFYNWDTLSDIKEGIMKELRARIAANSICQVGAIEAYKSSEKYVLEMVSKLKERSEFAYKRLNEIPGISTSKPMGGLYIFPKVELENRWKDDKEFVYEFLKMKKVLLVHGSGFCPTYGKGHFRSVFLPPIDTMEEAFSRLEEFMKHKN
- the ppsA gene encoding phosphoenolpyruvate synthase, encoding MPQDKENKLILLFEEIDIDDIPFVGGKNASLGEMIRNLKSKGIKIPEGFAITSYAYDYFIKNAGIEKKIKEILKDLDTNIYENLGTRGEKIRHAIIEAEFPDELKKEIIKAYGKLEEMYGKNVDVAVRSSATAEDLPDASFAGQQETFLNITGADALIMACKKCFASLFTNRAISYRHDKGFDHFSVKLSIGVQKMARSDTGSSGVIFTIDTESGFKDVVLVTSIFGLGENIVQGTVNPDEFYVFKPTLKKGYKSIINKKLGAKQRRMIYSEDPNESTKNIRVDEKERNKFSISDEDVLKLARWAVIIEDHYSNKKGKYTPMDIEWAKDGNTGELYIIQARPETVQSLRDVNTIKTYILKEKGKKLVTGQAVGDLIGQGMAHIIKTPKEISLFKEGEILVTEMTDPDWEPVMKKANAIVTNRGGRTCHAAIVSRELGIPCIVGTDNSTEVLSDGQKVTVSCAEGEIGAVYDGILKYNVEEIDIQKLPETRTKIMMNVGIPEKAFYQSQIPNDGVGLAREEFIINSYIGIHPMALVNFEDLSEKSRYDMSTAEVVKEIENKTAGYKEKTHFYIDKLTYGISMIGAAFYPKDVILRLSDFKSNEYENLIGGKFYEPKESNPMIGWRGASRYYDENFKQAFALECKAIKKAREEIGLNNIKVMVPFCRTPAEGRKVVNTMKEFGLVQRENGLEIYVMCEIPSNVLAADEFCEIFDGFSIGSNDLTQLTLGLDRDSELVSSIYDERNIAVKRLIKKVIEVVKSKGKKIGICGQAPSDFPEFASFLVESGIDSISLNPDTVIKTRLNVWEKEKEMGFI